Below is a genomic region from Halictus rubicundus isolate RS-2024b chromosome 11, iyHalRubi1_principal, whole genome shotgun sequence.
TACATCCACTACTATATTCATAACTACGCAATTATACTGTGCTTGATTCCAAGATTTTTTTACTTTTCCCTGTAGCCCATTTTATTTACGAATCATTAACGCTTCAAACTGGCATAAATTATTTCCTTGAAGTATGAAAAGAAATTCCGAGATACTGTAAATTGTTTTTACATTTTATGTTCGAGGAAATCGTTCAATTTACTTAATTTGTTTGTAAATGGAATTAAGACagttttattgtatattttcgtTTGAAAATGGAATTGTAACATTATACTTGCGTAGCGTTGCGGAGAAAATTGAATTGGAACGATTACAATTGTGTGACTTTCTGTGAAAATTAATGTACAAAATTAGAATAACGTAATAACGTTGCGTGAAAATACGATTCAACAATTAGAATTGTAAAACATAGAGAtcgaattataaaattgttattgtgTGACGTTGTGTAAAAGTTCGAGCAAATATTGACGAACGAAAGATCGCAATCATAATTAAGACTTTGAATAATTGTTTTCGAAATGGGCATATACTTGAACTCGTTCGTGGAGGAGAGATCTACACGCAGGAAATGCGATAAGGTATTCGCATACAACGAGATTATGATAATATGGTTCCACAAAATTCGTAATCATTATTAGACGGTCTATCTTTAACATTGGAACTCTCAGAAATTACATAACTGATTAATATTCTTGTGTAAGAATGGCAAGACTATTTCTCCAAACccacaatttttcaaatgaaaaaaaaagaaaatatcttTCCACTTCTTTTATTGTACGTTTTTGCGTATTTATGGCGTGtagaattctttaaaaattttcaaaatgcaggCCACTGTACTCATTTCTTATGCAATAATAACCGGAATCATTTCTAACGAACTCTGTGATGTCTTCGaactaaaaattatattatattgaaaatattgagaAAACGTGAACATTTGCGTCGCAGATCATCGCATCGAACGTGACACAACAGATTCATCATGTGTCACGAGAGAAACGAGGAGAGTCTTATGGGAAGCTCAAGGGGTTCCGTGGCTGCACCGTATGGCTAACGGGACTTTCCGGCGCTGGGAAGACTTCGATCTCTTTCCAACTCGAGAATTACCTCATCTCTCAGGTGAGTTAATGACAACGATTTAACGGGGCCGGTAAGCAACCACTTAGCCCAAAGAAACTCAACAGCTGTTGTATTTTTTCGTTCTAAACAACGATTTCAATTTCTTGCGTACCGTTTACATCACCTTGGAGGcttcgaacattttttaaaaatatttaaatattcttaATCCCACAAACAAATACACTGCTACATTCCGCGGACTTTAACGAATTATTCTACACACGAAACATTCCCATAACATGTACAGTTAGAGCACAAAAAATTTCCAAACCTAAACATGTGCAGAAACGGTACATTTACTGCGTCTTGGAGGCTCCAAACATAGTTTAAACATGCCTAAACATTTTTAATCGTACAAACAAATACACTACCATATTCCGTAATATCTCTGTACCGCTTATAGTTTGGGCACAAAAAGTTTCCAAAGCTGAGACTTCGccattttctataagaattcaaCGTTACAGAACCTGCGCAGTTGACACCAGTTTCTCTTGCACCAATGCCACAAATAATTAATCAGATTTCACCTAAACGGCTCGCTAATTGCAGGGGATACCAGCCTACAGTCTTGACGGCGACAATATCCGCCGGGGCCTAAACCGGAACTTAGGCTTCACGAAAGAGGATCGCGAGGAAAATGTTCGCAGAGCAGCGGaggttgcaaaattgttttcaGACTGCGGCGTGGTAGCAATCTGCAGCTTTGTCTCGCCCTTCGAGGATGACAGAAGGTTGGCCAGGAGGATCATCGAGGAGCATGGTCTGAGATTCGTTGAAGTTTATGTGGAAGCTTCGTTGGCAATCTGTGAGGCGAGAGACGTTAAGGGGTTGTACAAAAAGGCGCGAAAAGGAGTGATTCAAAGCTTCACTGGCGTTGGGCAACAGTATGAAGTGCCCAGGCAGCCGGATTTGATAGTGAACACGGAAGTTCACAGCGTGGAGAAGTCGACCGACATGGTGATTGATTTGTTGGAGAGGGAAGGTGTCATTCCGAGGATCACCAGGGGAGTCGAAGAGCTCTTCGTTGCTAGCGAGAGGGTTGATGCTGTCAAATTAGAGGCCGAGAGTCTGCTGAGTATGTTTTCTTATTTGTTATTCTTGGTTGTTTGTGTACGTTGCTTGTTACAGTTTTCTGCAAATAATAACCGAATTAGTGCTCGATTATTCGAAAGAATTAGTAAGAAAATTCTTTAGATTATGCTTCAAATATTCACTGAACTAATGCAATGTATTTAATATAACTTGTTAACACAATTTTAGCCGTATTAATACTTAACTGTTACTATTATTTAAAGTTATTCTAAGTTTGTATCATTAAAAAAGTATAATCACTAATGCGACAATTTTAAACATTTCCAGGCATCGAAATTAGCGATGTCGATTTGCAATGGGTTCAAGTGCTAGCCGAAGGTTGGGCAAGTCCCCTGAGAGGCTTCATGCGAGAGAACGAGTACTTGCAGGTGGGAGGAGATTATTTAAAATGTGGAAAATCAAGAATTgaagaaaaaattgaatttttcagtgCCAACATTTCAAGACCCTGCAACAAAATGGAACTGTTGTTAATCAATCGATACCTATCGTACTTCCGATCACCACAGCCGAAGAAGAACGATGCAGAGACGCACCTGCGCTGACCTTGAAGCATCAAGGTCGTCCTATTGCAATtctgcgaaatcctgaatttttcGCACACCGGAAAGAAGAAAGGTTGCAGTGCGATCTTtgtattttttgcaatttatttCCTCTGTTGCGTCTAAACATAGaaacaaataatattaataacaataaaacagGGAAAATAAATGAAGTAGATAATTATGACGATATTAATGGTGGAAAATGATTAACCAGAGGAAATTAATAGTGAATTTTAATCGCAGGTGTTCCAGGGAATTCGGAACTAATGATCCCGACCACCCACACGTTAGAATGATTCAAAACTCAGGTGATTGGCTGGTCGGTGGGGAGCTCgaggttttcgagaaaataaggTGGAACGATGGCCTTGATGTTTATAGACTAACGCCGAACGAGATAAGGAAAAAATGCCAAGAAATGGGTGCCGATGTCGTTTTTGCGTTTCAATTGAGGAACCCGGTGCATAACGGCCATGCACTTTTAATGCAGGTAGATTTTTAACgctagatatttaaacaaaattcttTCAAATTTCCGTTTACCAGTCAATTAAATGtaatcggttgaaaataataattaggATACGAGGAAATACCTTGCGGAGGAACGCGGTTTCAAGAAACCAGTTCTTTTACTGCATCCGTTGGGAGGATGGACGAAAGAGGACGATGTGCCATTGCCAATAAGAATGAAACAACACCAATGTGTTCTGGAAGAGGGTGTATTACATCAGGATACGATTCTCGCCATTTTTCCCAGTCCGATGTTGTACGCTGGACCCACGGAGGTATCAACAATCGATTTTCCAATTTGTcccctttatttttttttcgacttaaacattaaataaaaaagaacTGAAACATTTCCATTTTTGCCCTTCATCTTTCTTTGACTTGATTTTCTTTTGATTTAAATATTGAACGAAGAATAATGTTCCAAATATGCAGTGTTTACTATTATAATGAACAATATTACGAATATTAACAATATCATGATTAATAACAACTTTTTACAGGTGCAATGGCATGCGAAGGCAAGAATGGTGGCCGGAGCTGATTTTTATATTGTTGGTCGTGACCCTGCAGGTTTACCTCATCCTGACAAATCGAAAACACCTGATGGTAAagctaaaatattgaaaatttcgttAATTTAAGTCTAAGTTATAGCAGAAAAATTATAGCAATATTTGCGATctatttgttattattttatgacACATTTTATCTCACTTACCTCGGCAACAAGCTTtcctgaaataaataaataattttcacatAATCAGGTAATTTATATGACGTTACACATGGATCGAGTGTACTGTCAATGGCGCCAGGCCTTCAAAATCTGCAGATAATTCCATTCAAAGTGGCAGCGTACGACAAAGTGGCAAAGAAGATGGCGTATTTCGAGCCAGAACGATCTCAGGACTTCGTTTTCATCTCAGGAACTAAAATGCGAggtaaatcaaattttaaaaataaatgccGATACACAATTACATCTTACAACATGGAGTTTGAAGGATTTAACCTGAGGAATCCAATATGGCCGCGCCGCAAGGTGAATGAATACTCGATGTTCAAATTAATATCGGAAATAAAactttcaatttaatataaatgtacaaaattgaTATTGATATCGGATGTTTCAATTCAAGATTGACATTAATACTAAACATTGATGGACAACATGTGCATTAACACTACAGATCAACGTCGGAAATTAAAGAGTATCTCAAATTAGCTGGGTTCCAACATGGCCGCTGGAAGAATCAATCAACGTTCTTAATTAACGTTTACATCGATCGTAAAACTACGAAATTAATATCAATATCAAATATCAACGATGAAAATACGTATTTATAGTACACATTAACATTAATGATTAAAATCAATCTTCCAATATGGTCGCTGAATCAGAAATTAGTATACACTATTCATACAGacattgaaaatgaaaaaatacaaATGTACAAAATCGATATCGTAAAAATTCTTCATAATCTTATGATGTAACATTGATGTTAATACTAAATACCAACCAACGAAATATGTGTTAATAACATATTAACAATAAATAGTGGGAATTCGGTATAAATAGGCAATTAATCCTAAAAATTCGTATCAATgtagaaaacaaaaattataactCAATATTGAATTAATTACTGCAAATTGAGTTATAATTATATGTAAAACAATTCTAtctgttttaaaaattatttaacaagcAAATAAAtcgataaatattaaaattcttaCTTAGGAATCATCCTTTCGAGACAAAAACTtaacaaatcgatatttttgATTGCAGAATTCGCAAAAACCGGGGAAAATCCGCCAGAAGGGTTCATGGCGCCGAGGGCCTGGCGAGTAATGGTGGATTATTATGCGAATAAACAGAAAAGTGGCATCTAAACGCTAGACTGCGGCTCTTTATGCAATtataaatgtttacaaaccAATTTACATGCATAGTAATCGAAAAAAATATCTTTAAGATAGAGATATTATTATATTCCTATAAAAGTAACAATAAATCTTAATAAACACGtctaaatatttttctgtgctGTACTTTTAAAGTATTAAacatatgcataaaatccgcagtctggaaaaCGCACATgcaattttgtaaatgattatCTTTGTCACCACAAAGTATCTGTATCATGCACGTTAATTAACACTTCATCTACCATGTTTCGAAAAATCAAAGATGAACcattaagagcgtccgaataatttttttctttatcaaAAAATAGTGACAGCATGTTCatttagaaataaattatttcaactaTTATTGCAGTATaataatatcttttaaaattgttatgcagaagaaaataataattgttttctcAAACACAGCACAGTCATTTAAAAAATCCATTAACAGGTAAATAAAGTGTTAACAACGGTTAATATACataaataagaatattatataatatatacatgttATTTTTTCGGAATAAATTTGCCAGAAAATTCATTGCAATTGACCAGAATTTGTAATCATTTAACTTTAACAGATTAGAACGTGGGCGATGAACGGTGAAAACAAACATCACTTCAATTTTATACCACTCTAAATATCGatattacatatgtatatgcGTGTTTCATATACACACGTTTATTGCATCGGACACGAGAATATTTCGTAACTTAGAGCTTTCGCTGCGGGgacgtttgtttttttttctctttttctattTGTTTCTCCATCGTTTCTCTTGAGACCGAGGGGAGCAGAAGGTACGACGATTAGGATTCTCCGGAGATTGGACTCAGGATTTGGCTTCTAAGACGGTGATTTAAGCCGGTAGACCTGAAACAAACATTCACTATTCAAATGTAATAGTCTCTGGACTACAAATCGATAAATTATCGAAATCGTAGCTATTCTGCAGGTTGCTACCCTAGCTGGAATTCTCTAGGGCAGGAATCCCTTTAGCATTCTAAGAGAGACAGAAATCTAAATGTCGCAGACCTTTCTTGACGTTTCGTCGACTCTGCACGAGGGCAAAGGGCCTAACCCTCCTCCTCCGAGTCAGAGACCAGAGTAGCCTGCAGGGAACTCTGCTTGGACAGGGTTCTCCCGTGTGATCTTGACCTTGATGGCGGTGACTGTTTATTCCAAAGTGCTTCTAATTGGTCGAAATGCTGTGACTGAGCGAGCGCAGCTTGTTCGGGACCCAGTCCCGAAGGACTACTAGCTAATCCCACTTTGCTGATCTCATCCATCGATGCGCTAACGCTGAAACGACGCTGGAGATTCTCCACCGACGACGCTGATATTCCTGAAAAAAAAGTACACTATTCAACTTATAATAAAACATATAAAACCTATCGAAAGACCACGTCAAGATTAATCGATTCAATTACAAATTTTAATCAACTCTGATCCAACTGTGATCCAATTCTAATCATTAGACGACCtcgcatttttatgcaaaaatcaaacatttgaataaatcaattctCTAAATATTTTCACTACAAAGCAAAACATCATCGGAGCACCTTACCCGAAGTAAGGTGCCCGTACTTCCTGCGCCAGGTGTCGCTGTCCAAGGAAACCTCCTTCTTCAGCAACCTCTTGTTGGGCCTCTTCGGGCCTGGAGGCCTCATATCTCGAACATCACACCATGGCGCAACATAGTCGGGCAACTTGACGTACTGCGCTGGAGTGTTGTGTAGACAGAGTATAGGCATGCACTTGTGCTCGAGCAGGTGCAGAGCGAGCCTGGACATGTCCATGGCCACCTCCAAACCGACCACCGGCACGTGCAGCATGATGCTGCTCAGGGAACAGCCCTTCTTCGTGTCCCAAACGATCAGACTCTTGTCCTCGCTGCCGGAGGCTGCTAGAGTTCCATC
It encodes:
- the LOC143359381 gene encoding bifunctional 3'-phosphoadenosine 5'-phosphosulfate synthase 2 — its product is MGIYLNSFVEERSTRRKCDKIIASNVTQQIHHVSREKRGESYGKLKGFRGCTVWLTGLSGAGKTSISFQLENYLISQGIPAYSLDGDNIRRGLNRNLGFTKEDREENVRRAAEVAKLFSDCGVVAICSFVSPFEDDRRLARRIIEEHGLRFVEVYVEASLAICEARDVKGLYKKARKGVIQSFTGVGQQYEVPRQPDLIVNTEVHSVEKSTDMVIDLLEREGVIPRITRGVEELFVASERVDAVKLEAESLLSIEISDVDLQWVQVLAEGWASPLRGFMRENEYLQCQHFKTLQQNGTVVNQSIPIVLPITTAEEERCRDAPALTLKHQGRPIAILRNPEFFAHRKEERCSREFGTNDPDHPHVRMIQNSGDWLVGGELEVFEKIRWNDGLDVYRLTPNEIRKKCQEMGADVVFAFQLRNPVHNGHALLMQDTRKYLAEERGFKKPVLLLHPLGGWTKEDDVPLPIRMKQHQCVLEEGVLHQDTILAIFPSPMLYAGPTEVQWHAKARMVAGADFYIVGRDPAGLPHPDKSKTPDGNLYDVTHGSSVLSMAPGLQNLQIIPFKVAAYDKVAKKMAYFEPERSQDFVFISGTKMREFAKTGENPPEGFMAPRAWRVMVDYYANKQKSGI